The Zootoca vivipara chromosome 4, rZooViv1.1, whole genome shotgun sequence genome has a segment encoding these proteins:
- the LOC118085745 gene encoding interleukin-1 receptor-like 1 isoform X1 produces MFLSKPPSLDILQRNFESICMFAGLTIAGEAFVVRCPVHDTVVWQRGDTTISTDKRARIHASGNELWFLPASVEDNGNYTCVHPEYAPKTMIVIINPKIKGTCYYEDALYLETTGSPGSAKIFCPSYNDYENASAMKWFKDCKRLRGARYKAVKDVLYISDATESDSGYYTCQFTYNHGGRAFPVTATTPFRITDSVLLTSPKVLYPKDGDVIEVEIGSPVQLLCKAWLGHGKQGIAISFWEVDGANDSNRFVKSNKSYIVPGKGQFAEAELRIAEVREEDLSLTFRCVLANDLEYKTTEVTLVPKGAGEGQKNFNPLFVQQQSNLKA; encoded by the exons ATGTTTTTGTCGAAGCCCCCCTCCCTTGATATTTTGCAAAGGAATTTTGAATCTATATGTATGTTTGCAGGGCTTACAATAGCAGGTGAGGCTTTTGTTGTAAGGTGCCCTGTGCATGACACTGTGGTCTGGCAGCGTGGTGATACAACCATCTCTACAGACAAAAGGGCCCGAATACATGCTTCAGGGAATGAGCTTTGGTTTCTGCCCGCATCCGTTGAGGACAATGGAAATTACACATGCGTCCACCCTGA GTATGCTCCTAAAACGATGATTGTCATAATAAATCCAAAGATAAAAGGCACTTGTTATTATGAAGATGCTCTTTATTTGGAAACAACTGGAAGCCCTGGATCCGCTAAAATATTCTGCCCTTCTTATAATGACTATGAGAATGCATCTGCTATGAAGTGGTTCAAG gACTGTAAACGCCTTCGTGGAGCAAGGTACAAAGCGGTTAAAGATGTCCTTTACATTTCCGATGCAACTGAAAGTGACAGTGGATACTATACTTGCCAGTTTACATACAACCATGGTGGAAGAGCATTTCCAGTAACTGCAACAACGCCTTTTAGAATTACAG ATTCTGTTTTACTGACATCTCCTAAAGTTTTATATCCAAAGGATGGTGACGTTATAGAAGTAGAGATTG GTTCTCCTGTGCAACTTTTATGTAAGGCATGGCTGGGCCACGGAAAGCAAGGCATAGCCATAAGCTTTTGGGAAGTCGATGGCGCAAACGATTCCAACCGCTTTGTTAAATCCAATAAATC GTATATTGTACCTGGCAAAGGACAGTTTGCAGAGGCTGAATTACGCATTGCAGAAGTGAGGGAAGAAGACCTCAGTTTAACCTTTAGATGTGTCCTGGCCAATGATCTGGAGTACAAAACAACAGAAGTGACTCTGGTGCCCAAAGGGGCAGGTGAAGGTCAGAAGAATTTTAACCCTCTCTTTGTTCAACAACAGTCAAATCTCAAAGCGTAA
- the LOC118085745 gene encoding interleukin-1 receptor-like 1 isoform X2 — protein MALLYFILLMAFSVIAGKPQYWLTIAGEAFVVRCPVHDTVVWQRGDTTISTDKRARIHASGNELWFLPASVEDNGNYTCVHPEYAPKTMIVIINPKIKGTCYYEDALYLETTGSPGSAKIFCPSYNDYENASAMKWFKDCKRLRGARYKAVKDVLYISDATESDSGYYTCQFTYNHGGRAFPVTATTPFRITDSVLLTSPKVLYPKDGDVIEVEIGSPVQLLCKAWLGHGKQGIAISFWEVDGANDSNRFVKSNKSYIVPGKGQFAEAELRIAEVREEDLSLTFRCVLANDLEYKTTEVTLVPKGAGEGQKNFNPLFVQQQSNLKA, from the exons GGCTTACAATAGCAGGTGAGGCTTTTGTTGTAAGGTGCCCTGTGCATGACACTGTGGTCTGGCAGCGTGGTGATACAACCATCTCTACAGACAAAAGGGCCCGAATACATGCTTCAGGGAATGAGCTTTGGTTTCTGCCCGCATCCGTTGAGGACAATGGAAATTACACATGCGTCCACCCTGA GTATGCTCCTAAAACGATGATTGTCATAATAAATCCAAAGATAAAAGGCACTTGTTATTATGAAGATGCTCTTTATTTGGAAACAACTGGAAGCCCTGGATCCGCTAAAATATTCTGCCCTTCTTATAATGACTATGAGAATGCATCTGCTATGAAGTGGTTCAAG gACTGTAAACGCCTTCGTGGAGCAAGGTACAAAGCGGTTAAAGATGTCCTTTACATTTCCGATGCAACTGAAAGTGACAGTGGATACTATACTTGCCAGTTTACATACAACCATGGTGGAAGAGCATTTCCAGTAACTGCAACAACGCCTTTTAGAATTACAG ATTCTGTTTTACTGACATCTCCTAAAGTTTTATATCCAAAGGATGGTGACGTTATAGAAGTAGAGATTG GTTCTCCTGTGCAACTTTTATGTAAGGCATGGCTGGGCCACGGAAAGCAAGGCATAGCCATAAGCTTTTGGGAAGTCGATGGCGCAAACGATTCCAACCGCTTTGTTAAATCCAATAAATC GTATATTGTACCTGGCAAAGGACAGTTTGCAGAGGCTGAATTACGCATTGCAGAAGTGAGGGAAGAAGACCTCAGTTTAACCTTTAGATGTGTCCTGGCCAATGATCTGGAGTACAAAACAACAGAAGTGACTCTGGTGCCCAAAGGGGCAGGTGAAGGTCAGAAGAATTTTAACCCTCTCTTTGTTCAACAACAGTCAAATCTCAAAGCGTAA